A single window of Pieris rapae chromosome 4, ilPieRapa1.1, whole genome shotgun sequence DNA harbors:
- the LOC111003426 gene encoding uncharacterized protein LOC111003426, producing the protein MMSLPLIVSLSITLVSALPAAVLVDEDYPLTVDPRNLQENYIVPQKRAALVLDRLLVALQKALRETPTSRFDPERDGPRTAPLRLPHYDANDMTGLQRRGQGNNRGRVLRCYFNAITCF; encoded by the exons ATGATGTCACTACCGCTAATCGTATCACTGTCTATCACACTCGTCTCAGCTCTACCTGCAGCAGTCTTGGTCGATGAAGATTATCCTTTAACAGTAGATCCTAGAAATTTACAAGAG AACTACATAGTTCCACAGAAGAGGGCGGCATTAGTACTCGACAGGCTTCTGGTAGCATTGCAGAAAGCACTAAGGGAAACTCCTACATCACGATTTGATCCTGAGCGCGATGGACCACGAACGGCACCATTGAGATTGCCACATTATGATGCAAACGATATG ACCGGTCTTCAGCGCCGAGGCCAAGGCAACAACCGCGGTCGAGTCCTCAGATGTTATTTTAACGCAATAACTTGCTTCTAA